Genomic DNA from Chiloscyllium plagiosum isolate BGI_BamShark_2017 chromosome 9, ASM401019v2, whole genome shotgun sequence:
GAAGTGTTCAGGCCATTGGGGAGTGATGCGGGTGGCTTCCAGTACACCTCAAACATATTGTATTGCATAATCCagcatgctgtgctctgcacacCTAGAACTGGTAGAGGATGGGTGCTGATTAACTGGGAATGTGGCAGTGGTCTTCTGACGAGGAAGATGAGGCCATTTCCCAAAAGGCATATCACCTTTACCATGATATAATTCTCCAGTATCAGGCACTACAAAGCAGCAAACCACACAGGACACAGTCGTAGAtgcataaagcacagaaacagatcattcaaaccactcagtccatgccgaacataatctcaaactacaCTAGTACCACTTgcctgctcccggcccatattcctccaaacctttcctatccatgtacttttACAAATGTCCTTTATACATTGTAATTGttcccacatccatcactttcttgggaagttcattccacacgcgaaccacccctCTCTGTAAAAGTTTTgtcccatgtctttttaaaatctctctcctcttaccttaaaaatgtgcccacaGTCTTGAAATACACCATCtgggggaaaagacagctaccatctATAttcctcactattttataaaccactctcaacttcctacgctccagtgaaaaaaggtcccagcctatcctgcctttttttttaaaaaaaataactcaaatcctccatacccggcaacatcctggtaaatctcttctgcattctctccagtttaataatatccttcctataactgtgcaaccagaactagacacagcattccagaagaggcgtcatcaatgtcctgtacaatctcaacatgacttcccaattcctatactcaaaaaactggtttcctcccacaatccaaagatgtgcagatttggtgaatcggtcatgctaaattacccgtagagttgggtgcattagttaagggggaatgggactggtgggttattcttcagagggttggtgtggacttgttgggccgatgggcctgttttcacactctagggaatctaatctaatctaatcaataaacGATCAAGTGGACGTAGAAAGGGAAAAAGCTTCCTGGTTTAGGGTATGTTCAGATCacacaaagtgaaaagttttacCACTGAACTTTGAGCGAACAATACTGACATTGCAATGATTCCTGGAGGCCATACCAGCATGCTGTAGCCACTGGATGTTTGCATCAATAAACCTTTTAAGGACTTAGTATGGAAGAAATGGGACACTTGGATGCAAGAAGGGGAAGGCATAGCAGGCagaatggagttaaaaatcacacaccatttcagagccctgctccttcatcaggtggttcattgCCTGCAAACTTTTTGTTattcaaaaacaaacatttccagTTTAGATCCagaaacaaatgcaatttttgttttcttctacCTTAGATTTTCTTATTTGATAAATGTTCACATGAACAATATCAAGATGTTATGCTCCATTAGGTATTAGGGAAAGAGTTTTGCTTTTTCTTACAGGTTCCTAACAATGGTATGGCTTTGTGGATAGTTAACCTTGTAGCTTCTTGCTTATTGTTGCTGATACTATGACCGTCAATCAGATAGATGAGCATCTAAAGTGGCAATATATTTAATAAACATCCAAAGTGTCATCTCTGCTATCTCTCTACTACCAGAAgcttttctgtttcattttcctCACTCTGTTTGTACTGTGAAGGGCTATTCATGGCTGGCAGTGTTTGAAGTGAAGCACAGTTAAGCTTTAAACAACTAGTTACAATTTAAAGATTGCATCTGACCAGAGCAGGTATTGATCCTGGAGCCAACATTTGTGGGAAAGGTAAGAGACAACCTGATGCATTACCAAAGTCTGGTGTAATACTGAACCTTTTACAGCATGATTGGTCTTCGTCATGAAGGATAGCTTCCATCTCGAAAGATATTTTGAATAAATGGGAACATTAGTTCTAATTTAAGGATATTCATTACTCATTTGGACTCTGGGAGAATGAGAACAGGCATACACTACACAGAATGATTGTagattattttgtttaataaagtTCATTAACCACTCCTTCTTAGAGCTGTTATAAGAAATGAGTAATACAGCCAAAGTTACACAATGCAGTGAAGCAGATTACAGGCGGATTGTTAAACATTTACTCCAATATGATTTCCAGTAGTTTACTGCAATAACAATCAGAAAATGACTGTGAAGTGCATTGTATTACACTATTGTAAATAAGCAGAACATTGTTATTTCACTTACTGGTCATATGGTTACTGCATAGCACAATAGGCATCTGCTGACCATTATTTTCTTGTGTAATAATGTTTACAACTGTCATATAATACTGtgtgaaaataaaatttgtttCTATCACTTGTGATAACTGGTTCAGTAGCACCCAATGGTTGGTTTGGTTTCcagacaaaaataaattacaatacctgtaaactatttttaaatgaaaaataaataaattacccCCAAGAACTGTGTTTCCATTTGTGAAGAATTTAATACCTTAATTTATAAAATTAAAGTAACTGGGGTTAAAACAAAAGTTCAACTATTTAATTTTGAAAGCAGCATTCACTAAGCAATGGAGGATTCCGTGGACCCCACAGAAAAGAACCAAAACATTCTTTTCTATTAGAAGAGCCATCCAGATGGGGCTCACTTTTACTTTTTGCACTCTTTGGTTGCTGTAATATCTTTGGCATCTTCTGCAATTCCTGCATTATGATCCTTATGTTTATAGGGTCCCGGGAAGCCTTTAGTGTTATTTCATTAAATGGAAATGTCAGTATAAAATCACCAATGCGGTTCTTAGGCTTCTTATCAACTTCTGAAAGACTATACTGAGGAAAAGATGCTAGTTTGTATCTTTGCAAATCAACTGAAGGAAATCTTGGGCCCATTTTATGAAAATTCCCATTAGATTGTTCATATTTTGCTCCCAGCAACATTACTCTGCCCACTGGATTCTGTGTGCGTATATAACTTCTGTTCATCTTTTCTCTCATCTGTGAAGTCAAGGTTTTCTTTGGCAGTGATCTAGTGGGCTTCACATTCTTTATGCATTTCTTAGTGTCCAAACAATAGACAGACACAGCACCTGTAGAACTATATACCTTCTTGATATTTTTCCCAGAATCTTCCCCAGTGGAACGTGGCATGTGGGAGAACTGTTTGCTGGTATAAGATGATTTGTTCTCTTCTTCTACTTTTTGGGAATCCATCTCTTGATCTTCACTTTGGTTGTACCCATTAGATTGATTACAATTTTTACGATAGACTAACAGTGAATCATTTTGGGTACTGGACcaaatttcttttgcttttttagAAGCATTGGAGTGAAGAGGCAGCACATTTCCAAATGAGTTAGTCACATAAAAGGAAGGATGGCTCCGAGAAAGTATATTATATTGCCAAGGACTTGGGTAACCACGTTGGCGCAATCTATCGACCTCTTTATAATTCAGCAGATCAATGAGGTCATATAAAAGCCCTTTCTTCACTATTACATCAGCATTACAGTCTACCATTAGTGCTGGACTATAATTTACTTCTAAAAGCCATGGTTTTATGTTTTCATCTATTAGGATATCAAACCCAAAGAGTTCAAGACAGTTAGGAGGGGATGGAATGGAGGGAGTAATTGTTAGCAAAGTCATTGTCACAATATTGCTTATCCTCTGCCACATGAGTGGTTCATTTATATTAAGACTATGCAGAAAAGCACGGAATTGACTCATTGTCCATTTGCAACCAGAACCAACCCGTTCTTTATCCACTGTGTAGGAAGGTCCAAATCTATTGATGCTGGTGTTTGTCAAATGAGCATATACATTATCTAAAGATGCAAGACTATACTTTTCTGTCCCAAACCGCACCAGACCTTCTTGATAAATATAAACTATCAATGGACAGAAACTAGTGACACAAACATAGATTCGCAAATCAAATTTGTAACCAGAGATAAGAAGAGGATTGCTGATATATTTTTGTACGATAACAGAACAGCTGTAAGTCAAATCTTTAATATCTTGAAATATAAATATTCCTCTACCACGAGAGAGATCAACAGGCTTGCATATCCAGTATCCAAGCTTTCCGCCATTTGCCTTCTTGTCTTTTGTATATTCAGCGACAAATTTGGTGTAATCATTGGGAAGAATGAAAGCTATAGGGCTAAAGTTATATGTTGTAGAGCCATAAACCCCTGACATACGCTTTAAATTACGAGCAAGATTGTCTTTTCGAGTTATGCCCATGATTTTTGGGTAGTGGATCAATCTTTGCCAAGGCATAATGTTTTCATACTCTGCATTGGAAAAACCCGATCGCCAATATAAATTCCAATCATTTTCATCCTGTTCTTCCTCATTAAATTCCACCCAACCACGCTCAAGGAGAACATCACGCACAATTTCAGGTGTGCCTTCATGGAGACGAAAGACCAATGACTTGGTTAGATCTTCTGATCCAGATTGACATGACATGGTTCTATGCAGTACTTACTATCCtttaaaggcagagagagagggagggaaataAAAGATTAATAATTCTTATATCACAACATAATGACAAGTCCATTGCTCAATCTAAACAAAATCAATGTATGTTGGGCAAGAGAATTTGAAAAGTTAAGTTAAAACAATACAATACTCCAATCTAGCCAATAATTAAGCACCACACCTCACTAGTTAGTGGAATGAATGTATTAAATTGATGGAGCAGTAGCATTCCATTTCTGAAGGGGCAGTGTTTAGAGGTTGTCTAAAAAATGTGAAGACCAAATATAAATAAGTAtattggatgtgaatacaggaggtatgACCTCCTTTGTACATGATACAAAATTGgtgttgtagtggacagcaaagaaggttatctcagagtataatgggaccttgatcagatgggttgatgggctgagaagtggcagttggagtttaatttagaatgtgagatgttgcattttggaaaggcaaatcagggcaggacatatacctaatggtaggatcctggggagtgttgtcaaacaaaaagACCTTAGGGTAAGCGTCaaagtcccttgaaagtggagtagcaggtagataagacaatgaaggcagcatttggtacacttgtgtttgttggtcagtgcattgagtatagatgttggcatgccatgttgatgttgtacaggacattagttaagccgctaatggaaaactgcattcaattccagtctccctgctgtaggaaagatgttatgaaacttgaaagggttcagaaaagatttgcaaggatgttgccgaggTTAGAGGGTTtcagatatagggagaggcttaataggctggggctgtttttcctggaatgtaGGAAAcggaggggtgactttatagacatttataaaatcatgacggacatggatagggtgaacaaccaaggtctttttcccaggatagaggaATCCAAAATCagagggcacatgtttaaggtaagagggaaaaaaTTCAAAAAATAACCTAAGGGGaaagcttttcacacagaggatggtccctgtatggaaggagctgccagaggaagtggtggaggctggtacaattacagcatttaaaaggcatctggatgggtacatgtactggatggatttagagggatatgggccaaatgttgtcaaatagaactagattaatttatgatatctggtcagcatggacgtgttgaactgaatggtctattttcatgctgttcaACTTTGTGACTCTAGATTCTGAATGCTGGTGGCAAACTGATGGGAATTGTGTTGTGTTCGTGAACACCCTCCTACTAGATTGGTAAGTAGGTTCAAGTTACTTGAAAATCTCAAAATCGCTTTACCTAACAGACAAAATGATAGTTTGCAGGTACAAAGCAACTATGTACTTATCTTTAGCCAAGTACGTTGTTAATTGGATTCCACGTAGCCACTGGTCATGTGATGTTATTCTCATTTTTGGTCATTCAATTCAAAACAGTGACATGGAATGGAGAGGTGGCTCCCTGCCCTCAAACCTATGGATTTTGTGAGCTGGTAATACGTCTAACAGGACAAACTACTGCCTACTGATTGATTTAAAAGATATTATGCAATGCAAGTGACTAGTTAGGCAATTAATCATTCTGTGAATCCATCCATTTTTTCACTATTTTCACAAAGAGCACAAAGCTATAAAACCAAAAACAACGAGCTACAATTTAAAGATTTACACTTACATTCTGGTTTTGTGACTGTCTACTTAATTCTTGggttttttaatatataaatcaGGTCTTGAAATCCCTAGCTGCAAGTTGAACCAATGACCCAGAATTTTCAGTCAATGCCAGTACCTCATGAAAAAAGTCAGTTACATACATGTTGGCAGATGCAAATCTCAAAATTGGAGTTACGTGCTTGGCTGctcataaattacaaaaagtcaAGTCTGACTGAATATTGGAGCACCTGACTGAAACAGTAGGAGGTAAGCAGCGAAACAGCTGAGTTTACTGTCAGATAGCTGGAAAGGATGGTGTtaaacatagaacactacaggtCTATTggctctcaatgttgtgctgaacttttatcctactcgaagatcagacaaatctacatacccttcattgtactactaccttccatgtgcctatccaagagttgcttaaatgtccctaatgtatctgactctactgccactgctggcaatgcattccacgcacccaccactctgagtaaacagcctacctctaacatctcccctaaacgctcctccaattacattaaaatcatgacccctcatgacagaaATTTCCGTtctagctatccactctatctattttGTACACGTCTGTCAAGCCACTTCTCATGCTCCTTTGCCCCAATTAGAAAAGCTCTagctcctcaacctttcttcataagacatgccctccagtccaggcagcatcctggtaaatctcgtctgcactctctcaagtttccacatctttcctgtaatgaggcgaccagaactgaacacaatattcccagtgtggtctaaccaggactctatagagttGCCGCATAAGcccgtggctcttaaactcaatcctcgtGCTAATGAGGATTCttaaacaaccctatcaacttgggtgacaactttgagggatctatggaatgaacccaagatccctctgttgctccatactgccaagaatcctgcctttaactctgtaaagTGCattcagatccaaccttccaaagtgaatcacttcacttttccaggttgaattccatctgccactcatcagcccagctctgcatcctgtcattgtCCCGTtgaaacctacaacagccctccacagtatccacaactccaccaacctatgtgtcatcggcaaacttactaacccaccctccacttcctcactcaagtcatttgtaaaaatcacaaaaagcacaggtcccagaattgatccctgcagaacaccactggtgactgagctccagggtgaatattttccatctactaccaccctctgccttctatgggccagccaattctgtatccctacagtcaaatttccctgtatcccatgcctcctcacTTACcaaatgaacctaccatggggaaccttaccaaacaccttgctaaaatccatgtacacaacatcaactgctctaccttcaataaGGATTGTTAGGCATGTTCCATccctcgcaaagccatgctgactatctctaatcaaactatggttttccaagtaatcataaatattgtctctcagaatcctctccaatactttgccctccACTGACAtgagattgactggtctgtaattcccagggttatccctattccctttcttgaataacatttgccaccctacaatcatctggcactactccagtggacagtgaggacgtgAAGAttatcgccaaaggcacagcaatctcttccttcacttcctgtagttagcttgggtatatcccatctggcccaggggatatATCCATTCCAAATTTTCAACACagcctccttcttaacatcaaaccGTTTGAACATATCAGTCTATTTCACGCTTTCCTCAGAAATGTCATGGTCCCCCTATGGAAAATAatgaacatgaaagcatgggaagggttaaagcatgaagaccactggcaatctgtggtctgtaaaggcaggatgggatatgaatagtggaatgctcttacactaattagcagagtaaggttaaggctgaaaggtcactatggcgaggtaagataacacaagtaataatgCAAGTtactctgttaagtgttattatgacaggattgggcttaattagttagtagagtcagcttgagacaggagactattgtaatagatggaatagctaaatatctatcatgacaggttagtctgaaatggaagatcactgtagcagagttagcaataaatatctaaccgtgacattaggataacattaagtagaatgtacaactaaagagataatgggaactaacatcactggtttattgtgtagctagagtgagggactttgattaatatagttggacatgctgataagctaatagaaacatgataaaaaaaaatccacggaccctgaggttcgggggcattcgagaatctgctttctcagtgtcacggttttgtGTTTGCAAATAAAgtacctacttcttgaagaactctgtctcctggtgattctctatattttctccacaacacccctcagtagtgaatactgaaacaaagtattaattgaagacctcccctacctccaactccagacacaagttccctccagtaTCCCGAATTGGCCCTATCCTCActcttgagagtgtggtgctggaaaagcacagcccgtcagacagcatccaagaagcaagacaatcgacgtttcaggcataaacccttcatcaggaatgaggctcatgtGCCAAGAGGGCAGATATAAaaatgggaggggtggagctggggggaggggtggggtaaggtagctgagagtgtaatcGGTAAacgaaggtgggggtgaaagtgattggtcagagaggatggtggagcagataggtgggcaggaagatggacgggtagaacaggtcaagagggcagtgctgagttggaaggttggatctgggataagatcgggggaaggagaaatgaggaaactggtgaaatccacattgatcccatgtggttggagggtcccatagtggaagatgaggtgttcttcctccaggtggcaggagataagggtttggcaatggaggaggcctcggacatgcatgtccttgggggagttaaagtgttcagccacgggccgGTGGGTTGTTTCTTGCATGTGTCCTGGAGACGTTCTCGGAggcattctgcaagtaggtgtcctgtctccccaatgaggaggagaccacatcgggagcaatcgATATaataaatgacgtgtgtggaagtggaagtaaatctctgacagatgcggatggctcctttggggccttgggcaNNNNNNNNNNNNACAAGAGTCTGCCAGAGGGAATGGCCTTTACAGAACATATcactggtagtggggtctgtttgtaggttgCAGAAATGGTGgatgatgatgcaatgtataataggttggtggagtggaaggtgaggaccagggcgaTTCTGTCCTTtaacggttggaggggtggggatcAAGGACGGGGGTGTGGGAAGTGGCTGATATGCGTTGGAGGGCACCATTGACCATGTGGCTGGGGaatttgcggtctttgaaggGGATGATCATCAGgcatgttctgtggtggaacttgccctcctggg
This window encodes:
- the ttll2 gene encoding probable tubulin polyglutamylase TTLL2, producing the protein MSCQSGSEDLTKSLVFRLHEGTPEIVRDVLLERGWVEFNEEEQDENDWNLYWRSGFSNAEYENIMPWQRLIHYPKIMGITRKDNLARNLKRMSGVYGSTTYNFSPIAFILPNDYTKFVAEYTKDKKANGGKLGYWICKPVDLSRGRGIFIFQDIKDLTYSCSVIVQKYISNPLLISGYKFDLRIYVCVTSFCPLIVYIYQEGLVRFGTEKYSLASLDNVYAHLTNTSINRFGPSYTVDKERVGSGCKWTMSQFRAFLHSLNINEPLMWQRISNIVTMTLLTITPSIPSPPNCLELFGFDILIDENIKPWLLEVNYSPALMVDCNADVIVKKGLLYDLIDLLNYKEVDRLRQRGYPSPWQYNILSRSHPSFYVTNSFGNVLPLHSNASKKAKEIWSSTQNDSLLVYRKNCNQSNGYNQSEDQEMDSQKVEEENKSSYTSKQFSHMPRSTGEDSGKNIKKVYSSTGAVSVYCLDTKKCIKNVKPTRSLPKKTLTSQMREKMNRSYIRTQNPVGRVMLLGAKYEQSNGNFHKMGPRFPSVDLQRYKLASFPQYSLSEVDKKPKNRIGDFILTFPFNEITLKASRDPINIRIIMQELQKMPKILQQPKSAKSKSEPHLDGSSNRKECFGSFLWGPRNPPLLSECCFQN